The sequence ATTCGGGCAAGAAAGAGGTCGTGCTCGTCGAATACCCCAAAGAGGGCGTCTGGGTCCCGGCCTATGTCCTCAACCGCCACAACGGCATCTGCGTCCTCTTCGTCCCGACGTCGCCGAACCCGACCAGCGGCTATACGGTCCTGGTCAAGGATGAGCTCACCGTCCCGGTGTCACTGACGCTGGAGGAGGCCTCCTCTTTCATTATCAGTATGGGGGCGGATTTCACCAAGCGCGACGAGGTGACGGAGAAGATCCACGCCGCGGGGGCTACGCCTCGTCCTTGAAACGGGCGTAGGGCAGGGTGCGCAGGTTGGAGTTGTAGTAGCGTTTGTCCTCGGTGACCTCGCGGGTCACCCAGGGCGGAAGCGCGAACGTCTCCTCGGGAGTCTGCAGCTCGATTTCGGCCAGGAAGAGCCCCGCATTCTCCCCTTCGAAGATATCCACCTCCCATAGATGCCCCTCATACATGATCTCATAGCGGTTTTTTTCGATCAGCGGCGGTGCGCAGAGCTCTTCGAGCATGGAGAGGGCGTCTTCGTAGGGGATGGGGTATTCGAATTCGCTGCGCACGAGCTCATGCCTTTTGCCTTTGAGGGTCAGATAGGCTTTGCCGTTTGTCGTACGGATACGGACCGTGACACCTTCGGACGGAATGTATCCCTGCTTGATGACCAGCGGTGCGGGCAGCTCCGGAAGCCGGGCGGGGTCGATAAGAAATTTGCGTTCGATTTCGATTGCCATGGGGTATTGTAGCGCAGAAAAAAGGGGAAAAAGGCCGGGAGCCTCCCGGCAGAAAAGTTCTTAGTGCTTGCGGTCGCCGGTGTTGTGGTAAAAATACATACCGTAGCCGATTACAGCGACGCTCGGGTAGAAAATGCCAAGCAGTTCGATCATTGTTCACTCCTTCGAAAATAAAGGGGTGTATGCTAGC is a genomic window of Sulfurimonas sp. HSL1-2 containing:
- a CDS encoding CYTH domain-containing protein, whose product is MAIEIERKFLIDPARLPELPAPLVIKQGYIPSEGVTVRIRTTNGKAYLTLKGKRHELVRSEFEYPIPYEDALSMLEELCAPPLIEKNRYEIMYEGHLWEVDIFEGENAGLFLAEIELQTPEETFALPPWVTREVTEDKRYYNSNLRTLPYARFKDEA